The following proteins are encoded in a genomic region of Triticum dicoccoides isolate Atlit2015 ecotype Zavitan chromosome 1B, WEW_v2.0, whole genome shotgun sequence:
- the LOC119339187 gene encoding uncharacterized protein LOC119339187 isoform X1: MSFDALCNSSALLLNCATQAPGGWHHHHTVLVGHCYQGCAVLPDDTILVSLRPAQGVFLTFNCSDCTWTVVTTSENTQTVYVPILGPGVYIQGDDDTDDDGAVYFLRDNRVYAYKLRYYQDQEDQRRKLKLEPPTIVDSVCPFYDEGYGFLTHLGGRLMCSVWISVERHCSCDHLHAIISTFRVRPTSARQKGIDILHSTCRRLDVLSVGLPTHEFCFLQEYEDQNAMPPAMLEYPTSSPVIESSKMLDCCSNFLSVKPGHYEFEEPPEDPAVQINKDLYIICEAQFQTIVYVAKIENGRVGSHDKLLTQKHALVLSYNTDDHYLVRYRSPPWHLVFSSRSSNAYVVSNTQDGIDAYGPTEESKLFPCTEPPAPDPFSMVLEVGNRIVALSETLGVSYHDGSKWVRCRHLADEYLALNGKVDLSGYAVLGDNSFVVSEAGTGSILMFDLRSERWSIVRHASASCGAQVLNGRSVFVDGFIYTCTMGGILAYELVDQQDDGKELGEPVLLQFSWQLSERRGWDAERMCLDCADKDKIPDAIVFCVVQGEYGCSKNLPGSLSRSHDVHITTVQVKTERTHRRKRRPERIDHVDISTCFIEHDAALVWTKRCFAVESS; this comes from the exons AT GTCATTCGATGCCCTCTGCAACTCCAGCGCTCTACTCCTGAACTGTGCCACTCAGGCCCCAGGTGGCTGGCATCACCACCATACAGTACTTGTCGGCCACTGCTATCAG GGATGCGCCGTTCTCCCGGACGACACCATCTTGGTGTCGCTGCGACCAGCTCAGGGCGTCTTCTTAACCTTCAATTGCTCCGATTGCACCTGGACCGTGGTCACCACctccgagaacacacagacggtctACGTCCCCATCCTGGGCCCTGGTGTATACATACAAGGAGATGATGATACAGATGATGATGGTGCCGTCTACTTCCTCCGTGACAATCGCGTCTATGCCTACAAGCTGCGCTATTACCAGGACCAGGAGGATCAGCGAAGAAAGCTCAAGCTGGAGCCGCCTACCATTGTCGACTCTGTCTGTCCTTTCTACGATGAAGGCTATGGTTTCCTCACGCACCTGGGCGGCCGACTCATGTGCTCCGTCTGGATCAGCGTGGAGCGCCACTGCTCCTGTGACCATCTGCACGCCATCATCTCCACCTTCAGAGTTAGACCAACCAGCGCTCGGCAGAAAGGCATCGATATACTGCATTCCACCTGCCGCCGCTTGGATGTGCTCTCTGTTGGACTACCAACCCATGAATTCTGCTTCCTACA GGAGTATGAGGACCAGAATGCCATGCCGCCTGCAATGCTGGAGTATCCAACCAGCTCTCCCGTCATAGAATCCTCCAAGATGCTTGATTGTTGCAG CAATTTTCTATCTGTAAAACCGGGACATTACGAGTTTGAGGAGCCTCCTGAGGACCCAGCTGTCCAGATCAATAAGGACCTATATATTATTTGCGAAGCTCAATTCCAGACAATTGTGTATGTTGCCAAAATAGAGAACGGAAGGGTGGGATCTCATGACAAACTTCTCACGCAAAAGCATGCTCTGGTCTTATCTTACAACACTGACGATCATTACCTTGTTCGGTATCGGTCTCCCCCGTGGCACCTCGTCTTCAGCAGTCGCAGCTCCAACGCATATGTTGTCTCTAACACACAAGATGGCATAGATGCATACGGTCCAACTGAGGAGTCCAAGCTGTTTCCATGCACGGAGCCTCCCGCTCCTGACCCTTTCTCTATGGTTCTTGAAGTTGGTAACAGGATTGTCGCTCTGAGCGAGACTCTCGGTGTTTCCTACCACGATGGATCCAAATGGGTGCGTTGCAGGCACCTCGCAGACGAATATCTTGCTCTGAACGGGAAGGTTGACCTTTCGGGATATGCGGTCCTGGGTGACAATTCCTTCGTGGTTTCCGAGGCCGGCACAGGTTCGATCCTTATGTTCGATCTGCGTTCCGAGAGATGGAGCATTGTGCGGCATGCTTCTGCTTCGTGCGGAGCCCAAGTGTTGAACGGGAGATCTGTGTTTGTTGATGGTTTCATCTACACATGCACAATGGGGGGCATTCTCGCGTATGAGCTGGTTGATCAGCAAGATGATGGCAAGGAGCTTGGAGAGCCCGTCCTCTTGCAGTTCTCGTGGCAGTTGTCAGAGCGCAGGGGTTGGGACGCTGAAAGGATGTGCTTGGATTGTGCTGACAAAGACAAGATCCCTGATGCGATTGTTTTCTGTGTGGTGCAAG GTGAATATGGTTGTTCAAAAAACCTTCCTGGCAGCCTTTCTCGCAGCCACGATGTACACATCACAACTGTTCAGGTGAAGACTGAAAGAACACACAGACGCAAAAGGAGGCCAGAGAGAATTGACCATGTGGATATCAGCACATGTTTCATTGAGCATGATGCAGCACTTGTCTGGACCAAACGTTGTTTTGCAGTTGAGTCTTCTTGA
- the LOC119339187 gene encoding uncharacterized protein LOC119339187 isoform X2 produces MAYEDEAAIVKAIKQERTVNIQNHVLVSGVVVDAYEFDDVSKPLKSGHILHANKREDIPFSIVGQKLEGSMTGKTPACFLVSENTELTRMKNVLKMGFNLKNVGILKPIFVAQSDQNPQVVPQGQVPPPDPQLPKVVSGFSPDDQSFIDWLTSQNVNMKTRGPYLFKEEKQMLRTAYAAIDEMWNNDYACDSLADPASYVMIGWRIKILPHLIRRKVQTDIDVMPLRTAFADLIENNLASLWANPELHDFILLLKKEKARTVDDIFGHPILLTPGRRQILYRTFSTRRISVNMKNFLNKIPFSPHWRVNKPHNHVVLDSICQNRTFSNDVVGALMFADMVSRHYVEHAKIIFEANWVNHVREDTIDRALIQSVPGLLSKRYAQGFDADYPRPQLPS; encoded by the exons ATGGCGTAT GAAGATGAGGCAGCTATTGTTAAGGCAATTAAG CAAGAGAGAACTGTGAATATTCAGAATCATGTATTAGTTTCTGGTGTAGTTGTGGATGCATATGAATTTGATGATGTTAGCAAGCCACTGAAGTCTGGGCATATTTTACATGCCAACAAACGGGAGGATATACCGTTTAGTATAGTAGGACAAAAGCTTGAAGGGTCCATGACTGGCAAGACTCCTGCTTGTTTTTTGGTGAGCGAGAACACAGAGCTGACTAGAATGAAGAATGTCTTGAAAATGGGTTTCAATTTGAAGAACGTTGGTATTCTGAAACCAATTTTCGTTGCTCAGAGTGATCAGAATCCTCAAGTTGTTCCTCAGGGTCAAGTTCCTCCTCCAGATCCTCAATTGCCAAAAGTAGTGTCTGGATTCAGTCCAGATGATCAATCCTTCATTGATTGGTTAACTTCTCAGAATGTCAATATGAAGACAAGAGGTCCGTATCTCTTTAAGGAGGAAAAACAGATGCTCAG GACGGCCTATGCAGCAATTGACGAAATGTGGAATAATGACTATGCATGTGACAGTTTGGCTGATCCTGCGAGCTATGTCATGATAGGGTGGAGAATTAAAATTCTGCCGCATCTTATCCGTCGCAAAGTTCAAACAGATATTGACGTTATGCCTCTTCGCACAGCTTTTGCAGATTTGATTGAAAATAACCTAGCATCACTATGGGCAAATCCAGAATTACATGACTTCATTCTTCTTCTTAAAAAGGAAAAGGCAAG GACTGTTGACGATATATTTGGCCACCCCATTCTGCTTACCCCGGGAAGACGGCAGATTTTGTATCGTACATTCAGTACAAGgaggatatctgtgaacatgaaaaACTTTTTGAACAAAATTCCATTCTCTCCTCACTGGAGAGTTAACAAGCCTCATAATCATGTTGTTTTGGATAGTATTTGTCAAAACCGCACATTCTCAAATGATGTCGTAGGGGCGCTAATGTTTGCTGATATGGTCTCTAGACATTATGTGGAGCACGCGAAGATTATTTTCGAG GCGAATTGGGTTAATCATGTAAGGGAGGATACAATTGACAGAGCGTTGATCCAAAGTGTGCCTGGCCTGCTCAGCAAACGCTATGCTCAGGGCTTTGATGCGGACTACCCAAGACCTCAATTACCATCCTAA